DNA from Spirochaetota bacterium:
CGCCCTCAATAATGGTTCCGGAGCCGTAGGCGATCTTTTTGAAATTCCCGTCTTTCCCGCCTGCTTTTCTTTCATATATGGAAATGCTCACCACGGAATTCTTGACCGAATCAGCCGCATTGATAAAAGGCCCGTTGAAAGTATCAGGCCCCGCCGCGCCGAGCAGCGTTACGACGCTAATGACCGACAACAGCGTCAAAATAGCTGGTGCCATCCGGCATGGTGTACTTTTTAAAATCAATTCCTTTCCCCTTGGGCGCATGCTTGTATTTTGTATCTCTCGGGGCAAGCCCGGTCAGCAGCGAGAATATCCCAACGGCGATTCCCTCCGCTATTTCATTCTGTTTTTTTGTCAGCAGAAGCCGGTCACGGCTCCTGTTCAGGTATCCCAGCTCGATGAACGCGTTGATGGCATTGACATGGAGCGGCATGATCCATACCGATATATAGCTCTTGCCGGGTTTTTGTGACCGATTATCGTCACCGTGAATATTGAGTGAATAGCATATGTAGCGGATGATTTCATAGGAAGCATAAGCGTTGTCGCCGCCGAAGCCTTCCTCTCCCCCGTCGCGCCGGTAATGCTCGTAGGAAGACCGCTCCCGGTCCCAGAACCTTCCTTCGGGGACAAAGTTATCAAAGGTCGGGGCATATCGGCTTGAGGGAACGCGGTAGCGTGCCGCACGCTCCCATCCCGGGCTGTCCGCATAGGACCACCTGACCATGTTGTACCGGTACCCCTTGAAGCCGGAACGGTCTATTTCAAGGCTGTTCCGCAATGGATACCCGGTGAAATAAATCGACGTATCGTTCAGGAACCAGTCAAAATCGGAGCGGGTGTTTTCCTCAATGAACCATTCCCGGTAACGGCTCTTCGTGTAAAACTTTTTACTCTCCTCCTCTTTCTTCAGGTAGGCAAGTCCTTTCCGGAGAAAGGAATAGGGCGGAGTGATGACCGGGTTCATGCCCTCGAAGTCCCGGGGCGCGTCTTTTGCCAGGTGGAGCGATACGACCAGGTGAGGCCTGACGGCATTGATGCGGGATATTCGACCCGGCTGCATTTCACCGAATATGTCAGGATAATCGAAAAGCCTGAAAAGAGCGTTCGGATCCTCCCGGTCATAGGCCTCTTCTTCGGATACCGAGCGTCCCCGGCTCATATAGGTCAGGATAGTGGCCTTTTGCGGCATTCCATCGGCATATCGCTCCAGGATGCGGTAGAATTTTTCCCTGTCTCCCCCCGGCGCAAGGAGCTTCAAGATCTTTTCCGTCTTTTTTGCGATGCTGTAAACGATTTCCCGTTCCTGTATGGACCCTCTGGAGGCGCCCTCCTTGAAATGATCAAGGAATCGCCGGTATACGGTGTCATACCTGTCACCATGGACCGACATGAGTTTTCTTCCCACCCCGCCATGGCCCGGGTCAATAACGACCCTGAAAGTCGGGAATTCCTGTATGCTCGTCATGGCGGGCATCATGACAAAAAAAATGACAGCGACAGGAATCAACAACCATGGTTTGAGGAGCAGATTTACCGTGAAAAAGTAGCATTCAATAATATTATACTTGATGACTTCTATTTTTTTTCTGGGAACGGCCATGCGCTCTTACTGTCTATATCTCAGAATTGATGGTGCAAATATTAAACCCGCTCGCTATAAATTCTATTACAATTTATCCGGGGTTAACTATTTTTTAGAGGATTGTTCCCGGATATGGATAATTACCGCAATCGCTTGCGATCCTTCCGTAATCGGCATGTTCAATTAATAAAAAAAAGGGGACGAATCCCCTTTTTTTTATTTCTATGACAAAAATTCTGATTACTTGGTTTTAGTCTCGGTCTTGGTCTCTTCTTTCTTTTCAGCGTAAAGCCTGTTTTTATTATCAGCCTTGGCGACTTTATATTTATCATGAATGCTCTTTTTCTCATTATCATCTTTCGCGAGAGATTCCAGGATCGCTATGCCATAGGCCCTTGCCACGCGCATGTGATACACGGAACCGGCATAGGACCTGTTTTGTTTCGATGACTGGGCATCGTCAACCTGGCCGTAGGCAACCCTTAATCTCAAGTGGTTATTCTGGAGCTGTTCCGCTACGTCAGGATCGATGCGGGAACTGATATTCAGATGGAGAAGAAGAACCTTGCCGGCGCACTCATTGAGGAGCTCATCATTCTGCTTTTGATAGTCATCGATAACGAGCTTGAAAAGCTCATTGATCGCGGTCAGGTTTTTTTCCAGTTTGTCCCTGGCATAGATCATGTTCCGCTTGTAGTACTGTTCGAGGCCTTCTTTATATCCGTTATATATTTCCTGATATTTTGTATCCCATCCTTTGCCTGAATTATTTTTTATCAGAACATTCAGGAGGTATATGTCTTCAAGATTTCTCTTCATCAATTTTTCAACAATTTCATTGGCATGAAATTTTGCCAGATAATCGTCTTCAGGCCTGGTTGACTCATCAAAATCCTTGCTTCTGTACGATCCGTCGGGCATCTTTTTAATGCCGTCATCCTTCTTCTCCGCGGCTTTCTCCTGGGCGAACGCAAGAGAAAAAGCGAATACGCTTACTATAATAAGCGACATAACTTTGCAGCACCTTCTCATCGTCATAATATTTCTCCTCGTGAAAAACAATATTTATTCAAATTAAAAAAACTAGTCTTTCTATCCTTATGGAAAAATTAATGATATGTTAATTTTCAAATTATAAATAATCAACACTTTTTTTATATATCGTACTATTTTCCTTTCTACTTAATCCTTTTATTCTAAAATATGCAATTCCGATAACTAATTATGTCACAACACCAGTATTATACGCACATCCATCGTATTGGTGTTAGTTGGTCCGGTCACTATGAGATTCCCCACTTTCTCATGGAAATGGTATGAATCATTTGATGCGATGTATGTATTGATATCGATCCCCATTTTCCTCGATTGATCCAGCGTCAAGCCGTCTGCAACTGCTCCGGCAGCGTCCGTGGGGCCGTCGCTGCCGTCAGTGCCGACGCTGGCCATGGTGATCCGTTCCATTCCTTCTATAAACAATGCCGCGTGCATGGCAAACTCCATGTTCCTTCCGCCCAGGCCGTCGCCGTTAACCACGACCGTGGTTTCCCCTCCGCTTACAACGCACGCCGGAGCAGACACCGGATTGGAGGATGCCGCGATCTCCCGGGCCACCCGGGAGTGCCAGAAAGCGGCGTCCCTCGTATCCCCTTCGATCATGGATGATAGAATGATGCTGTTATAGCCGCGGGCCACTGCCTCATCCCGCGCTGCCTGGAGGGCTATGATATTCGATGCCACGATGAGATTCGTAATATTTTTAAAAATCGGATCATCGGAACCGGGATTTTCCTCGATATCGCCCCGGACGCCCATTTGTATGCGGCCCAATACTGACGCCGGCACCTGATCATCGAGGCCGTAATTTTCAATTATCCCCAATGCATCGCGGAACGTTGACCGGTCCGGCACAAAGGGGCCCGAAGCGATCACATCCATGTTGTCTCCAACCACGTCAGATATCATGAGGTTGATCACCGTGGCTCCCCCTGCCGCCCTCGCCAGATTGCCGCCCTTCACCAGAGACAGGTGCTTCCGCACCGTGTTGACTTCATGAATACCGGCGCCGCATTTGAGCAGGAGGGACGTCGTTTCCCTTTTTTCCTCAAGGCTTATCGGCTCAGGGGGGAGCGGCAGGAGCGCCGAGCCGCCGCCCGATATAAGCGATATGATCAGATCATCCGCGGTTGCGCTGTTCAATAAATCCAGCACCTGTTTCGCCCCCTTTACCCCGTTGGCATCAGGCACGGGATGGGCTGCTTCGATGATTTTTATTTTTTGAAGTCTATCCGTATACCCGTATTTGACGCAAATGAGGCCCTCATCAAGGCGGTCACCGAGAAGTTCCTCAACTGCCCTGGCCATAGGCGCCGTTGCCTTGCCGGCGCCGGTCACTATGATACGGCGAAAACCGTCCAGATCGAATTCCTTCATAACCTGCTCCCCGGATAATAGCTGGAGCGTGTTATTCTTTCTCCTTACATGAGTATCTACCGCGGTCACCGGATTCACCGCTGCAATGGCAGCCTTATAAATGGCCGTCAAATCTTCTCTTGCCTTTGACATTCAGTCATCCCCCATGACCCAATGGAGTTGGTTTTGGAACTATATGATTATTAATGATACCGCATCATTTCTGAAAAGTCAATAGTCTTATGCCCATCCCGTTTTTGTATTCTGAAAGAAAGCGGTATTGTTGCGTGCTCTCTTGAATACAACGATGTGAGATGATTCACTTAGTGGCATCAGCTCCGATCAAATTTCGTATAAGGGCTGTTACAAATCCATCCCTCTGTGAAACGGTGTGCTAGTACGGTGCCGTGCTTAAGGAAGCTAGTCTAATGCATTTCCTTGAAATAAAAATCGATGTCGAAGCCCCCGAATTTCGAGTTGAAGGAGAGGTTTATATTTTCATAGAGGGTCTTCATGGAAATCGGGTCATCGTTGAATTCCGGCGCGTTGAGTTTGATGTCATGCTTCAAAAACTGCATCTGGTTGGCGAAGGTCCCGGTGATAAGGTTCGCCAGTTCGCCTGCCACGTCACCGTGGTACTTTCGGATCGTCTTCATGTCGTCGGAATTGATGAATTTCATGGTGATGAGGTCAAGGGTCTTCTTGGGAAGATTTATGATGATCTCTCCCTTCATGGTTCCGTTGATCTCAACGACCACCAGGGGGTCTTTGGTTTTAGACTGGGTTTCGAACACTTCCTCAACTGAGGCATCATCGAGAAAGTGCTTGAATATATGATTTACGGAACGAACCAGATATTTTGAGTACCTATCTGTATCAACCATGAACACACCTCATAATAATGCGGATCGCCTTTTCTGTATGACGTATCCTTTGACCTGTTGAATAACTGTTCAACAATACTATCAAGTACCCTCTGCCGGTGGCGGGTGCACGTGTCTGTCATTAATTAGTTATACAACAAGTCTATTCTTTATAGCGGAAAACATCCGTAGGAAAACATGTATATTCGGAAAAATTTTCTGTCAATAATTTTACATAATTATGTCACATAAAATCGCAACCATGAAAAACGCGCCCGGAGCGGACGCGTTATTAGCTCCCATGCATTTTGGGTTTGCGGTTATTTCCTGGCGACCATGTCCCGGGCAATGGCGACTGCTTTTGCAACCGCGTCGGCCAGACCCTCTGGCGATTTACCCCCCGCCTGGGCCATATCCTTGCGACCGCCGCCGCCGCCGCCCACCAGCTGCGCCGCTTCCTTTATGATCTTCCCGCAGTCTATCCCTTTTTTCACCGCATTGTTCGTCGCCGCGAACAAGAGCAGGGCCTTGTCGTTATTATTCGATCCGAAGAGGACAACGGCGTTCTGTTCCTTTTCCCTGATGGCGTCGGACAGGTTCCGCAGCTCTTCCGCTTCCATGCCATTGAAGGTCCGGGACACGATGGTCACGCCATCGAGCGATTCCGCGCTGGCCAGTATCGAGTCCAGGCCGGTCGACAGGGAATCCTTCTTAAGTTTTTCAAGTTCTTTTTCGAGCATCCTTGACCGCTTTACGATCTCATCGACCTTTTTTACAAGGGCCGATTCGGTGACGTTCACCAGATTGGCCAGGGCCGATACCGTTTCCTCCTGGCTATTGTACCGGTCGAGGACCCCCCTGAGGGTCGCTGCCTCGATGCGGCGCATGCCGGCTCCGGGCGAGGCCTCGCGGAGTATCTTGAAGAGACCGATCTGGCCGGTCACTGCCGCGTGGGTGCCTCCGCAGAGCTCCTTGCTGTAATCGCCGACGGACACGACCCTGACCGTGTCCTCGTATTTCTCGTCAAAGACGGCCATGGCGCCGGTCTTGACCGCATCCTGGTAGTTCATGACCGTCGTGGTTACGGGTATGTTTTCCCATATTTTCCGGTTCACCATTTCTTCAACTTTTTTCAGCTCGTCGCCGGTCAGGGCGTTAAAGTGAGAAAAATCAAAGCGCATCCTGTCAGGGGACACCAGGGATCCCGCCTGCTTCACATGGACACCCAGCACCGACCGGAGGGCGGCATGGAGGAGGTGCGTGACCGTGTGATTGGCCCGTATCAGGTTCCTGTTCACGATGTCATAGGCCGCGGTGACCCTATCACCCTTTTTAAATTCCCCTTTGACGACTTCACCGACATGGGTGGTCGTTTTATTGTTCTTCTTCGTGTCCTCGACCCGGAACACCGCCCCGGTCAAGGATGTTATCAGGCCGATATCCCCCACCTGGCCTCCGGATTCGCCGTAGAAGGGGGTCTCCTGCAGCACCAAGAGTCCCCTGGAACCTTCACCAAGGCGGTCAATGGCGGCAGCGCCGTCATGGAGCAGCTCCACGGTCGTGGACACGGTCTCAGAGTCGTAACCCCGGAAGACTGTATCAGGAGCGGTTTTGCCGATCTCCTCGCAGGCTTCGTCAAGGCTGCCTGACGCGGCCTTCCAGCTCTGCTTACCCCTTTCACGCTGCTTTACCATCTCATCTTCATAGCCCTTGACGTCCACGTCAAGGCCGCGCTCCATTGCCATCTCCCTGGTCATCTCCAGGGGGAATCCGAAGGTGTCATGGAGGATGAACGCGTCGCTCCCCGACACTATTTTTTCCCTGTTTTTCGAGCAGGTCTTCATTATCTCTTCGAGGCGGTCCATGCCGTTCTCGAGGGTTTCCAGGAAGCGCCTCTCCTCGGATTCTATGACCTTTTTCACATTGACCGAGGATTCCTTGATCTCGGGATAAAAGTCTCCCATGATGCCGACGATCGGATCTACCACGGCGTATATGAAGGGCTCCGCGATGCCGAGCTGGCGGGTGAAGCGCATGGCGCGCCGGAGGATGCGCCGCAGCACATAGCCCCTGCCGTCATTGGAGGGATAAACCCCATCCGACACGGCGAAGGTAATGGCCCTGGCGTGCTCGGCGATGATGTTCACCGGAACCTTTTTGTCGTCCCGGTAGTCGATCTTTGCCCGGTCGCATACGAATTTGGTGATGCTGATGAACTCGTCTGTCTCGAAGACCGAATCGACGTTCTGCACCAGCGCGGCCAGACGCTCAAGGCCCATGCCGGTATCGATACCGGGCCTGGGCAGGGGTTTCAGGTTCCCCGCCGCGTCCTGGTTGTACTGGTTGAAGACCAGGTTCCAGTATTCCAGGAAACGCTCGCACTCGCATCCTGGCTTGCAGTCCGGTTTGCCGCAGCCGTAGGCCTCGCCCCTGTCTATGTAGAGCTCGGAGCAGGGACCGCAGGCCCCGGTGTCCCCGGCGGGTCCCCAGAAGTTATCCGCCTTGCCGAGGCGCACGATTTTTTTCTCCGGTATGCCGATATTCTTGTTCCACAACGCGAATGCCTCGTCATCGTCCTGGTAGATGGACACCCAGATCCTGTCCGTGGGAAAGCCGATCACCTTCGTCGAATAATCCCAGGCAAACTCGATTGCTTCTTTTTTAAAATAATCGCCGAAGGAAAAGTTGCCGAGCATCTCGAAAAAGGTCAGGTGCCGCTTGGTTTTGCCGACGTTCTCCAGATCGCTGGTGCGGAGGCATTTCTGCACCGACGAGGCCCTGGTGTATTCCAGGTCCACCGTACCGGCGAACATGGGCTTAAACTGGACCATGCCGGCCGTGGTGAAGAGGAGGGTCGGGTCATCCTTGGGGAGAAGGGAGCTGGAAGGGACGATCCGGTGACCCCGTTCCCGAAAAAAATCAATGAAGGACTTCCGCAGATCCATTACCGTAAGCATGTCGCACCGCCTGTTATGATCCTCTCAAAACGAGGTATTGTGGCAATTTCTAGGCACCCTGCCATATTTTTCAAGGAAATATTAATACCCCGGATAAACCATGAACGATATTCATTCACTAGTTTTGGAAAGTGACTTTACAAAATAGTGGCTCCGGGCAGATGATATCTGCCATGCACCTGAAGCGTATAATATTACAGCCCGCTAACTATCCGACCAATGACCAGTATCCTTTTAACCTTGAGCTTTTCCGGGTCACTGATTCAATTGAATTTACAAAGCCCGTGGTATTTTTTGTGGGTGAAAACGGCAGCGGAAAATCGACCCTGCTCCGGGCCATAGCCACGAAATGCGGCATACACATATGGGAGGGAATGGAGCGGACCAGGGCACACTACAACAGGTATGAAAAGGACCTTCATAAATATATCAGCGCCGAGTGGGTGGACAAGCCGGTGCCGGGGTCATTCTTCGCGTCTGAGATATTCCGGAATTTTGCAGTGAACCTTGATGAATGGGCCTCCATGTCGCCTGCCACGCTGGAGTATTTCGGGGGAAAATCTCTTCTCGAGCAGTCCCACGGCCAGTGCCACATGTCTTTCTTTAAAAACCGATTCCAGATAAAGGGGCTCTATCTCCTGGACGAGCCGGAAAACGCCCTCTCCCCGAAACGGCAGATTGAGCTCTTGCAGCTCCTCGATCAGATGGGCCGGCTGGGTCATGCCCAGTTCATAATAGCGACCCATTCGCCGATCCTCCTTGCCCTTCAGGGATCGGAGATATTCAGCTTTGACCGTGCCCCCATACATACGATCGATTATGAAGACACCGATCACTACCGCATCTACAAGTCCTTCATAAACGACAGGAAATCCATGTTCGAAGGACTGAAATGAAGGTTACCGTATAATAGCGTTAATCACCCCGTTTTCGATTGTAAGACAGTCGGTAGTGCCAGAACCGTTACACAGAACCCCTGAGAACGTAGCTTTCATGATTGTGCCGGTTCCGCTCCATGCTGAGATATTGAGCCTGAAGTCATTGTTTACCGTATAATTTGCATTCATTGTATAGGCGGTATTCGCCCTTGTGTAGGAAAAGTAGCTTGTTGCGCTTTCCAGATACTCGGAACCTGCCGCCGGAGAGGTCAATGAAATGGTTACCGTATGGATCCCCGCGGAGTCTGAGGCGGTAAAAACGCCGGTGTAGGCGTTGCCCGACGATGTCAATTCCGATGTCATATTCAGTACCTTAAATTCAGGGGCGGTCGATAATCCGCCGATTATGGCAAAGCTCATGTATGATGATGAAAAGCCGCTCGTCAAGGTGAACAGGCTTGTTGCGTCAATCTTGGACTCTTCATCCGTACAGCGTAAAACAATAACAGTCGAAAGACAGATCAAAATGCATAACAATTTTTTCATAACTCCCCCCCTTCACGCGCTGATGCATGCATCATTAAAATAGTTAATTAATATAAGCAGGAAAACTGACTCGTCAGATTTTGCAATACTTACCTACGCATACCAGGATTACAAGAAAAAATGTAGTTAATAATGAAAAAAAGTCCGGTTAGACGGCGATCGACATTGGCAACCAATATGCTAGTGACCGATAATCACTCCCTATCCTCATTCTCCTTGAGTATCCTTTCCGTCACGGTTCTCACCATTTCGGTGTCGAAACCCCTACTGTGAAGAAAATAAGAGAGCTTGGCGATGCTGTTTTTTTTATCCTTTACCGCCGCATACTTTTTTTGGGCAATGGCGTACAAGGCTTCAGGATCGGTGTGGATGGTTTCGGTTTCTTTAAGGGCATGGTTTATTATCTGCCGGGAAATCCCCTTCTTCTGCAATTCCCTCGCCAAAAGCTGCTTCCCCACCAGCTTTTTTCTTAGTTTATTTTCGATATATCGCGCGGCGTAATCCGCGTCATCAATATACCCGGCTCTCGTGATGGCGTTGACGATCTCGCGGATAATGTCACGGTCGAATTTTTTTTTACCCAGATACCTCTCCATTTCCAGCGCCGACCGTGGGCAGATGGCAAGGTAATTCAGCGCCATGGCTTTGCACCGGTAGCGCTGTGATTCAACTGACAACTGAGCATATTCCGTTGCGTCAATGGACCTTCCTGTCTCCAGACCGTACAGGCCGGTCACCGCGAGGGGTATTTTCAATAGCTCCCCGTTATCCAGTTCCAGGGTGACACAGTCATTGCCGTGCCTTATCTTACTGATTGTAATCATCCATTGACCTGTATAAACAAAAAGAGGATGCTGCCGAGCATCCTCTTTTTCGCAATATATCTGCTTGAATTAACGTTTCGAGAACTGGAACCGCTTCCGCGCTTTTTTCTGTCCCGGCTTCTTCCGCTCAACTTCCCTGGAATCCCGGGTGAGAAACCCGCCTTCCCTGAGCTGCTTGCGCAGTTTTTCATCGGTCTGAACGAGGCACCGCGCGATACCCATCTTGACCGCCCCGGCCTGGCCGGACCAACCGCCGCCGTCTACGATGGCCAATACGTCGTATTTGCCGAGCAATCCCACGTGCTCCATGGGCTGGCGAACGATAAGCTCCAGCGTTTTCCGCCTGAAATACTCGCTTATTGGCTGTTTGTTGATCACCATGTTTCCGGAACCGGGGGCAAGCCAGACCCTGGCAACGGATGTTTTTCTTCTTCCGGTAGCATAATAACGGTTAGACATAACGACTCCTCTATATATCAAGTGGTTCCGGTTTCTGAGCCTGGTGCGGATGCTCTGAGCCGGTATAAACTTTCAGGTTGCCGAAAATCTTTCGTCCCATCCTGCTTTTCGGGAGCATGAGCCGTACGGCATGTTCGATGACGAATTCAGGCTGTTCCTTCCGGATCTTCTTGATGTTCACGAACTTTATGCCGCCGGGATACTGGGAATGCCTGAAGTATTCCTTATCCTCATCCTTGGAACCGGTCATGACGACCTTCTCGGCATTGATGATAATGACGTTGTCGCCCATGTCAAGATTGGGGGTGAAGGTCGGCTTGTTCTTTCCCCGCAGGATCTTGGCAACCTCGGAGGCAAGCCTTCCGAGGATTTTGCCATTGGCGTCGATAATATACCATTTTTTGTCTATTTCAGACGCCTTCATGGAATATGTTTTTTGAATTCCTTTCATATCAGTCTCGTACTGTTATAGTAAGATAATATTTTTCCGCAATCAGTAAAAATTAATCGGAAGGTTTAAATTATATACAGCCCCTTTTCTGTCAATAAAAATTATTATTAATTTTGATATTAATTTGAATAGTTTCTTCTTAAATTTAATTATAATACATGATTTAAAGAACAGAATATAGCATCATACGGTCAAATCCATATACAATATGACGTATTCTGAATTCCTAAAAATAATTTGACTATTTGAATAAATTCTTTTTATATTAACCATTGCACTCAATCACCATCAAAGGAGTAACCTGATGAAAAAGGCCTTCATATTTATTTTTTGCTTTGTATTCCTGCTCGGATTTGTCTCCTGCGGGACGGCAAA
Protein-coding regions in this window:
- the rpsI gene encoding 30S ribosomal protein S9; protein product: MSNRYYATGRRKTSVARVWLAPGSGNMVINKQPISEYFRRKTLELIVRQPMEHVGLLGKYDVLAIVDGGGWSGQAGAVKMGIARCLVQTDEKLRKQLREGGFLTRDSREVERKKPGQKKARKRFQFSKR
- a CDS encoding AAA family ATPase; this encodes MHLKRIILQPANYPTNDQYPFNLELFRVTDSIEFTKPVVFFVGENGSGKSTLLRAIATKCGIHIWEGMERTRAHYNRYEKDLHKYISAEWVDKPVPGSFFASEIFRNFAVNLDEWASMSPATLEYFGGKSLLEQSHGQCHMSFFKNRFQIKGLYLLDEPENALSPKRQIELLQLLDQMGRLGHAQFIIATHSPILLALQGSEIFSFDRAPIHTIDYEDTDHYRIYKSFINDRKSMFEGLK
- the alaS gene encoding alanine--tRNA ligase yields the protein MLTVMDLRKSFIDFFRERGHRIVPSSSLLPKDDPTLLFTTAGMVQFKPMFAGTVDLEYTRASSVQKCLRTSDLENVGKTKRHLTFFEMLGNFSFGDYFKKEAIEFAWDYSTKVIGFPTDRIWVSIYQDDDEAFALWNKNIGIPEKKIVRLGKADNFWGPAGDTGACGPCSELYIDRGEAYGCGKPDCKPGCECERFLEYWNLVFNQYNQDAAGNLKPLPRPGIDTGMGLERLAALVQNVDSVFETDEFISITKFVCDRAKIDYRDDKKVPVNIIAEHARAITFAVSDGVYPSNDGRGYVLRRILRRAMRFTRQLGIAEPFIYAVVDPIVGIMGDFYPEIKESSVNVKKVIESEERRFLETLENGMDRLEEIMKTCSKNREKIVSGSDAFILHDTFGFPLEMTREMAMERGLDVDVKGYEDEMVKQRERGKQSWKAASGSLDEACEEIGKTAPDTVFRGYDSETVSTTVELLHDGAAAIDRLGEGSRGLLVLQETPFYGESGGQVGDIGLITSLTGAVFRVEDTKKNNKTTTHVGEVVKGEFKKGDRVTAAYDIVNRNLIRANHTVTHLLHAALRSVLGVHVKQAGSLVSPDRMRFDFSHFNALTGDELKKVEEMVNRKIWENIPVTTTVMNYQDAVKTGAMAVFDEKYEDTVRVVSVGDYSKELCGGTHAAVTGQIGLFKILREASPGAGMRRIEAATLRGVLDRYNSQEETVSALANLVNVTESALVKKVDEIVKRSRMLEKELEKLKKDSLSTGLDSILASAESLDGVTIVSRTFNGMEAEELRNLSDAIREKEQNAVVLFGSNNNDKALLLFAATNNAVKKGIDCGKIIKEAAQLVGGGGGGRKDMAQAGGKSPEGLADAVAKAVAIARDMVARK
- the rplM gene encoding 50S ribosomal protein L13, with product MKGIQKTYSMKASEIDKKWYIIDANGKILGRLASEVAKILRGKNKPTFTPNLDMGDNVIIINAEKVVMTGSKDEDKEYFRHSQYPGGIKFVNIKKIRKEQPEFVIEHAVRLMLPKSRMGRKIFGNLKVYTGSEHPHQAQKPEPLDI
- a CDS encoding glycerate kinase, which codes for MSKAREDLTAIYKAAIAAVNPVTAVDTHVRRKNNTLQLLSGEQVMKEFDLDGFRRIIVTGAGKATAPMARAVEELLGDRLDEGLICVKYGYTDRLQKIKIIEAAHPVPDANGVKGAKQVLDLLNSATADDLIISLISGGGSALLPLPPEPISLEEKRETTSLLLKCGAGIHEVNTVRKHLSLVKGGNLARAAGGATVINLMISDVVGDNMDVIASGPFVPDRSTFRDALGIIENYGLDDQVPASVLGRIQMGVRGDIEENPGSDDPIFKNITNLIVASNIIALQAARDEAVARGYNSIILSSMIEGDTRDAAFWHSRVAREIAASSNPVSAPACVVSGGETTVVVNGDGLGGRNMEFAMHAALFIEGMERITMASVGTDGSDGPTDAAGAVADGLTLDQSRKMGIDINTYIASNDSYHFHEKVGNLIVTGPTNTNTMDVRIILVL
- a CDS encoding chemotaxis protein CheX; translation: MVDTDRYSKYLVRSVNHIFKHFLDDASVEEVFETQSKTKDPLVVVEINGTMKGEIIINLPKKTLDLITMKFINSDDMKTIRKYHGDVAGELANLITGTFANQMQFLKHDIKLNAPEFNDDPISMKTLYENINLSFNSKFGGFDIDFYFKEMH
- a CDS encoding regulatory protein RecX, encoding MITISKIRHGNDCVTLELDNGELLKIPLAVTGLYGLETGRSIDATEYAQLSVESQRYRCKAMALNYLAICPRSALEMERYLGKKKFDRDIIREIVNAITRAGYIDDADYAARYIENKLRKKLVGKQLLARELQKKGISRQIINHALKETETIHTDPEALYAIAQKKYAAVKDKKNSIAKLSYFLHSRGFDTEMVRTVTERILKENEDRE